The following coding sequences are from one Hippopotamus amphibius kiboko isolate mHipAmp2 chromosome 9, mHipAmp2.hap2, whole genome shotgun sequence window:
- the LOC130829291 gene encoding olfactory receptor 51V1-like, translated as MPASSPSIINSSMFILMGFPGLEQYYPWFSIPLSLIYAVVFLGNCLVLHVIRTEPSLHEPMFYFLAMLALTDLCMGLSTVHTVLGILWELGQEIGLDACIAQTYFIHGLSGTESGVLLAMAFDRFTAICNPLRYTSTLTNSRVIHFMVTILMRSALSILPVIIRLKFFHYCRPHILSHSFCLHQDLLRLACSDIRFNSFYALALVICTLLLDAVLILISYVFILHTVLAIASRKERLKSLQTCVSHICAVLVFYIPIIGLTMVHRFGKHLSPLVHVLMGNIYVLFPPLMNPIIYSVKTQQIQNRMKKWFSLKM; from the coding sequence ATGCCTGCTTCTTCTCCTTCTATCATCAACTCCTCGATGTTCATTCTCATGGGGTTCCCAGGCCTGGAACAGTACTATCCCTGGTTTTCAATTCCCCTTTCCTTAATCTATGCTGTGGTTTTCCTGGGAAACTGTCTGGTGCTGCATGTGATCCGTACTGAGCCGAGCCTGCATGAGCCCATGTTCTACTTCCTGGCCATGCTGGCCCTCACTGACCTGTGCATGGGGCTGTCCACCGTGCACACGGTGCTGGGGATCCTGTGGGAGCTCGGCCAGGAGATTGGTCTGGATGCCTGCATTGCTCAGACTTATTTTATTCATGGACTTTCTGGCACAGAGTCTGGAGTCCTTCTCGCCATGGCCTTTGATCGTTTTACAGCAATTTGCAATCCTCTGAGATACACATCTACCCTGACTAATAGTAGAGTCATTCATTTTATGGTGACCATTTTGATGAGAAGTGCTTTGTCCATTCTTCCTGTCATCATCCGTTTGAAGTTCTTTCATTACTGTCGACCCCACATCCTCTCCCACTCCTTCTGCCTGCACCAGGACCTACTCCGGCTGGCCTGCTCTGACATCCGCTTCAATAGCTTCTATGCCCTGGCTCTGGTGATTTGTACCTTATTGTTGGATGCTGTCCTTATTCTCATCTCCTATGTTTTCATCTTGCATACAGTGCTGGCAATTGCATCTCGAAAAGAGAGGCTCAAGTCTTTGCAGACCTGTGTTTCCCACATCTGTGCTGTACTGgttttttacattcccatcattgGTCTCACCATGGTACACCGCTTTGGAAAGCATCTCTCACCTTTGGTTCATGTCCTTATGGGCAACATCTATGTTCTCTTTCCACCCCTGATGAATCCAATCATCTACAGTGTGAAGACCCAGCAGATCCAAAACAGGATGAAGAAGTggttttctctgaaaatgtaG